In the genome of Streptomyces sp. NBC_00190, one region contains:
- a CDS encoding NAD(P)/FAD-dependent oxidoreductase → MTSEQRVVVIGGGLAGLRLAARLGGSAEVTVLGEESHVPYNRVLLAEVLAGRYAPEVAALPAPGPALRRGVRAVRVDRADRLVHCDDGAALAYDTLVLATGSNPVLPPLRGLFDPGGRDLPEGVHAFRTMDDCLALSAAVRPGVRAVVIGGGLLGVSAARALAARGAQVVLAQQAERLMERQLDAGASALLDAHLTGLGVEIHTECRVRGLTTQPAASAPGLRKVTGVELADGYRLDADLVVLACGVRPRTGLAQAAGLDVLTGIVVDGLLRTSDPRIHAIGDCAEHAGRVYGLAGPALEQADALAATLTGSPTEYTGTRALTRLTLGGADAHFDLAAFGEPNPRPGDDVVRLADATRRTYRTVVVRGDRLVGGVLLGELSTVGALARTWEGDESPHDLFHLLTDDGGH, encoded by the coding sequence ATGACATCGGAGCAGCGTGTGGTGGTGATCGGCGGCGGCCTCGCGGGCCTGCGGCTCGCTGCGCGGCTGGGCGGGAGCGCGGAGGTGACCGTTCTCGGCGAGGAGTCGCACGTCCCGTACAACCGGGTACTGCTCGCCGAGGTGCTGGCGGGCCGGTACGCGCCGGAGGTGGCCGCCCTCCCGGCGCCCGGCCCGGCGCTGCGGCGGGGCGTCCGGGCGGTTCGCGTCGACCGGGCCGACCGCCTGGTGCACTGCGACGACGGCGCGGCGCTGGCGTACGACACCCTGGTACTGGCGACCGGGTCCAACCCGGTGCTCCCTCCGCTGCGCGGCCTGTTCGATCCCGGGGGGCGGGATCTGCCCGAAGGGGTCCACGCGTTCCGCACGATGGACGACTGCCTCGCCCTGTCGGCGGCCGTACGCCCCGGGGTGCGGGCGGTGGTGATCGGCGGGGGCCTGCTGGGCGTCTCGGCGGCCCGCGCGCTCGCCGCGCGGGGTGCGCAGGTGGTCCTGGCCCAGCAGGCGGAGCGCCTGATGGAGCGGCAGCTGGACGCGGGCGCCTCGGCCTTGCTGGACGCCCACCTGACCGGTCTCGGCGTGGAGATCCACACGGAGTGCCGGGTCCGCGGCCTGACCACGCAACCCGCGGCGTCGGCGCCGGGGCTGCGGAAGGTCACCGGGGTCGAGCTCGCCGACGGCTACCGGCTCGACGCCGACCTCGTCGTGCTCGCCTGCGGCGTCCGGCCCCGCACCGGCCTCGCCCAGGCCGCCGGCCTCGACGTCCTCACGGGCATCGTGGTCGACGGCCTGCTCCGCACCAGCGACCCCCGCATCCACGCCATCGGCGACTGCGCCGAGCACGCCGGCCGGGTGTACGGCCTGGCCGGCCCGGCGCTGGAGCAGGCCGACGCCCTCGCCGCCACCCTCACCGGCTCCCCCACGGAATACACCGGCACCCGCGCCCTGACCCGCCTCACCCTCGGCGGAGCCGACGCGCACTTCGACCTCGCCGCCTTCGGCGAACCGAACCCCCGCCCCGGCGACGACGTGGTCCGCCTCGCCGACGCCACCCGCCGGACCTACCGGACGGTCGTCGTCCGCGGCGACCGCCTCGTCGGCGGGGTGCTGCTCGGCGAGCTCTCCACCGTGGGCGCCCTCGCCCGCACCTGGGAGGGCGACGAATCACCGCACGACCTGTTCCACCTGCTCACCGACGACGGAGGCCACTGA